CGCGAGCAGCAGCTTGAGCCGCTGTTCGGGCGGAATCAGTGCGGTATCGGCGATCGTGTCGGCGGCGCGCGCGAGCAGATACGCGAGCCCGATAGGATCGCGCATGCCGGCGGGCAGAATGCGCAGCGTCAGGTAAAACGAACGGGACACCCCTTTGAGCAACGGGCCCAGCAGAAAGGCCCGAGTGGAACTGGACATGAGATGAGGTCGAAGATTGTTGATCGATGTCGGCTTGTGCGCGGCACGCGAAGCTGGACTGTTCAGCGCTGCCGCATTGTATCCGGCATGCGTGCTTCACCGGCGGGACGGCGCTCAAATGCGAACTGCGATGCTTCGATGAAGCGCGCATAAAACCAGCAATACGCAGCGGGGCCAGGCACAATGCGGGCAGATTGCGACCACGTTTTGCAAGCTTTCCTGCTACAATCCAAAGCCTCAAGCAGTCGTTCTTCATCCACTCATTCACCCTAGGGAGGCGTTCAATGCACGCAACGTACATCGCAGTCTCTCTCGGGATGCCACGACGCTTCGTCAGCTCTCCGAGCTAGGTTGCCGTCCGCGCTGGCAAGCAACAACAGCCCGCGCCTTTATCAGACTACCGGTTTTCTTTGTCGCCGCCGCGCGTTGGCGGGCATCGGTCGTCCGTTTCCGAATCTCCTGACTGGATAGCGCTGCGCCGCTTCGCGCCGCACGCTGCGACACATGGCTAGCAAAAAACTCGACTTTGGCGCGCAAGCGTTCAGAAGCGTTCTCGGCTTCACTTTTATCCACTGGCGCAGGCAGCCGGTGCGCGTCGCGGGCATCGCGGCGTTCGCGCTGCTGGCCGCATTCGCCGACGTGCTGACACCGCTCTTCGCGGGCCGTCTCGTCGATGCGCTCGCCTCGGGCACCACGCTCGGCAAGGACGTCGCCTCGCATCCGGCGCTGAGCGCGTTCGGCGTGCTGATCGCGCTCGGCATCGGCGGCACGCTGCTGCGGCAGCTGGTGTATCGCAGCATCATCGTGATGACGCTGAAGATGATGAGCGCGATCTGCGCGAACGCGTTTCATCGCGTGCAGCGCTTTTCGACCGACTGGCACGCGAACAGCTTCGCGGGCTCGACGGTGCGCAAGATCACGCGCGGCATCTGGGCGCTCGATCTGCTCAACGACACGCTGCTGATCGCGCTGCTGCCGTCGCTGGTGATGCTCGCCGGATCCACCGTGCTGCTCGGCATTCACTGGCCCGTGATGGGCCTCGTGGTCGGCGTCGGCTCGCTGCTGTATGTGGTCGTAACGGTCGCGCTGTCGCTCGGCTATGTCGCGCCTGCCGCGCGTCTCGGCAACCTGTGGGACACGCGTATGGGCGGCTCGCTCGCGGATGCCGTGAGCTGCAACGCCGTCGTCAAGGCGTTCGGCGCGGAAGAGCGCGAGGAAGCGCGGCTCGAACGCGTGATCGATAAATGGCGGCAGCGCACGCGCCGCACGTGGCAGCGTGGAACGACCAACGGCGGCGTGCAGGGCGCGATGCTCGCGGCGATGCAGGCGGCGATCCTCGGCGCGGCGCTGCTGCTGTGGCTGCGCGACGAAGCGAGCGTCGGCGACATCACGTATGCACTGACCACGTTCTTCGTGCTGCAAGGCTATCTGCGCGATGTCGGCATGCACGTGCGCAATCTGCAGCGCTCGGTCAACGACATGGAAGAACTCGTCGCGCTGGAACGTGAACCGCTCGGCATCGAAGACAAGCCGGGCGCACGCGCCATCGAGATCGGTCAAGGCGAAATCCGCTTCGATCACGTAACGTTCCGCTACGGCGCGCAGCGCACGGCGCTGTACAACGACTTCTCGCTGCGCATCGCGCCGGGCGAGCGGATCGGTCTGGTCGGGCATTCGGGTTCGGGCAAGACGACGTTCATCAAGCTGATCCAGCGTCTGTACGACATCGACGAGGGCAGCATCACGATCGACGGGCAGAACATCGCCGATGTGCAACAGGCGTCGCTGCGCCGCCGCATCGCGATCGTGCAGCAGGAGCCCGTGCTGTTCCACCGCTCGCTCGCGGAGAACATCGCGTACGCGCGGCCGGGCGCCTCGTTCGACGACATCGTGCAGGCCGCGAAGCTCGCCAGCGCGCATGACTTCATCACTGCGCTGCCGCACGGTTACGACACGCTCGTCGGCGAGCGCGGCGTCAAGCTGTCGGGCGGCGAGCGCCAGCGGGTTGCGATCGCGCGGGCCTTCCTTGCGGATGCGCCGATTCTGATCTTCGACGAGGCCACGTCGAGCCTCGACAGCGAAAGCGAGGTGCTGATCCAGCAGGCGATGGAGCGGCTGATGGTCGGACGCACTACTCTGGTCGTCGCGCACCGGCTGTCGACCGTGCGCGCGCTCGACCGTCTGCTCGTGCTCGACAAGGGTCGCGTGGTCGAAGAAGGCAGCCACGAGCAACTGATCCGAATCGACAACGGCGTGTACCGGCGGCTTTTCGAGCGTCAGGCGCTGGAGTTGACCAAGGGTCTGCTCGACGATGGCCCTGTGCGTACCAGCGAGCGTTTTACTGGCGATCCGAGCCTGATCGCCGGGAAGTAGACCAAAGAGCGGTTCGTACACGCGAACCGCTCTTTTTTCATGCGCAGATGAAGCAAACTCAGGCGCCTGCCGCTTGCTATCATCAGCGATTCAACGACTCAGCGAAGCTCATCTCGCGCCGCATCGAGGCAACACCGCCATGACATTGCACATCGACACGCCGCTTCTCGAATCCCAACCGCTCAGTCATACGCTCGGCCGCCGCGTGCTGCTGAAAATGGACGCGCTGCAGCCGCCCGGCTCGTTCAAGATTCGCGGCATCGGTTACGCATGCGAACAGCATGCGAATCAGGGCAAGCGGCGCTTCGTGTCGTCGTCGGGCGGCAATGCGGGCATTGCGGTCGCGTATGCGGGCCGTGCGCTGTCGATTCCCGTCACCGTCGTCGTGCCGCAAAGCACGGGCGAGCGAGCGAAAGACCTGATCCGTCTGCAAGGCGCGGACGTGATCGTGCACGGCGCGACCTGGCAGGAAGCGAACGCGTTCGCGCTCGAAGCGGCCGGTCCCGACGACGCGTTCATCCATCCGTTCGACGATCCCCTCTTGTGGCACGGCCATGCGTCGATGATCGACGAGGTTGCGCGCGCGGGCGCGAAGTTCGACGCCGTCGTGCTGTCGGTGGGTGGCGGCGGCTTGATGGCGGGCGCGATCGAAGGTTTGCGGCGCAACGGTCTCGGCAACATTCCCGTGATCGCCGTCGAAACGGAAGGCGCGTCGTCGCTGGCGCAGTCGGTGCGTGCGGGCGAGCGCGTCGAATTGCCGGGCATCACGAGCGTCGCGACATCGCTCGGCGCGAAGCAGGTCTGCGAGCAGGCGTTCACGCTGACGCAGACGCATCCCGTCGAATGTGTGGTGGTGTCGGATGCGGAAGCGGTGAACGCGTCACGCCGTTTCGTCGACGATCACCGCGTGCTGGTCGAACCGGCTTGCGGCGCTAGTCTCGCGCTCGTGTATCGGCGCACGGAAGCGCTGCAGCGTTTCGACAGCGTGCTCGTGATCGTGTGCGGCGGCGCCGGTACGACGATCGAGCAACTGGAGCGCTGGCATCGCGAGATGGTGTGAGCTTTACGAACTCACACGTATCTCGCGAAAGCATCCACTCATATCGCGGCAGTCAGCTTCTCGACGCCGCGCAGATTATTCCGCCTGCGCCACTGCAATGCATCGAGGTTCGTAAGCCGCAGTTGCGGCAGGCGCGTCAACAGCTTGTGCAGCGCGATTTCGAGTTCCATCATCGCGAGTCGCGCGCCGAGGCAATAGTGAATGCCCGCGCCGAACGTCAGCAGATGCCCTGACGGCTCGCGGTCGATATCCAGCTTGTCGGCAGCTTCGAAGCGCTCCGGATCGCGATTCGCCGAGCCGAGCAGCATGAACACGATCGAACCGCGCGGCAGCGTCTGCCCGTCTACGTCGATATCGTCGAATGCGGTGCGCACGACCATTTGCACAGCCGTGTCGTAGCGCGCGCATTCGGCCACCGCCTTCGATACCAGCGCAGGATCGCTCTTCAATCGTTCCAGTTGCGCCGGATGCCGATGCAGCGCGATCAGCGCGTTGCCGAGCATGTTCGACGTGGTCTCGTGTCCCGCGACGAACAGCAGAATCACGTTCGACACGATCTCGTCTTCCGACAGCCGCTCGCCGCCCTCTTCCGCCTGAATCAGCGACGAAATGATGTCGTGACCCGGCGCCGCGCGCCGCTCTGCGATCACCGCGCGGAAATACTGTTCGAGATCGAGCGCCGCCTGATTCGCTTTAGCGAGCGCTTCGGGCGACATCGGCGCGAGATCGAATGCCGACACCAGCAGGCTCGCCGCATCGCCGAAACGCTCGCCTTCCTCGACGGGCACATCGAGCAGACGGCAAATGATCTGCAACGGCAGCGGCATCGCGAACTCGCTGACGAGATCGACTTCGGGCTTGCCCTGCATTGCGTCGATCAGGCTGTCCGTGGTTTCTTCCGCGATCGTGCGCAGCGTTTCGATCTGCCGCACATTGAACGCCTTCATCAGCAACGCGCGCAGACGCGTGTGCGCGGGCGGATTCATCATCAGGAACGTGCGTTCGAGCGCCTGAAACACCGGCTGTTCGCGCGCCGTCTCGCCATAACGCGCGACTACGCTGGGCATGTACGTCTTGCCCATACGTCGATCGGGCAAGAGCGCATCGATCACGGCGTGGCGGCCCGTCAGCAGGATGCTGGGCGCGAGCGGAACGAAGGCGCCCGCGCTGCGGATGCCTTCATAGAACGGATAAGGATCGTCGAAATAAGCCGGGGACGAGAGATCGGTGAATTTCATTGCTTGTTGCGTGGGGCTGAAAAATAGTGGGTCGTGATGCGTCAGCCGAGAGGATACAACCCACGCACCTGGGCGTGCAGGCGAGCCAGCCCAAACAGCGCGTTCGCATACGGCGTGTCGACGCCCGTCAGCTTGCCAAGCTCGCATACCGCGCCGACCAGCGCATCGAGTTCGACGGCCTTGCCCGCTTCGACGTCCTGCAGCATCGACGTGCGCATCGCGCCGAGCTTGAGCGTGACGGCGTGGCGATCTTCGGGCGCCTGCTCGATCGGAATGCCGAAGCGCGCGCCGATCGCTTTCGCTTCCAGCATGACGCGCGTGACGAAATCTCGCGCGAGCGGATCGTTCAGGATCTTGTCCGTGGTGGCACCCGTGATCGCGCTCATCGGGTTCATCGTCATGTTGCCCCACAGCTTGTACCAGACGTCGCGCTGAATCTGCGCGGACGCCGTCGCGTCGAAACCCGCCTTGCGCAGCAGTTCGACCAGCGACGCCACGCGCTCGCTCGCTTGCCCCGTCGCTTCGCCGACGATCAGCCCTCGCCCCTGATGATGCGCGATGACACCCGGCGCATCCACACGACAACTCGCATGCACGACGCAGCCGAGCGTGCGTTCAGCGGGAATCGCGGCGGCGATCGAACCGTCGGGATCGACGGAAGCGAGGCGCGCGCCCGCGAACTCGCCGTGCAGGCCGGCGCAGAACCACCAGGGCACGCCGTTCATCGCCGTCAGCACGATAGTGTTTGCGCCCAGCAGCGGTCCGATGTGTTGCGCGACGTTCGCCATGCCCGGCGCCTTCACCGCGACGATCACGAGATCCTGCGCGCCGAGCGCCGCGGGATCGTCGCTCGCCTTAACCGCGACCGTGTGCGTTTCGCCGCTTTCGACGAGACGCAGACCGTGTTCATGCAACGCATCGAGCGTCGCGCCGCGCGCGACCACGCTCACGTCGCAGCCCGCCTGCGCGAGCTTCACGCCCATCCATCCGCCGATCGCACCCGCGCCGTAAATGCATACCTTCATCGTTGTTCTTCCTCGCTTCGGTCTTTATAGCTCGCGTCGATCCGGTCGACCTTGCGCACCAGCGCAGCGAACACGTCCTGACCCGCGCCGT
This genomic interval from Paraburkholderia sabiae contains the following:
- a CDS encoding serine/threonine dehydratase family protein, which gives rise to MTLHIDTPLLESQPLSHTLGRRVLLKMDALQPPGSFKIRGIGYACEQHANQGKRRFVSSSGGNAGIAVAYAGRALSIPVTVVVPQSTGERAKDLIRLQGADVIVHGATWQEANAFALEAAGPDDAFIHPFDDPLLWHGHASMIDEVARAGAKFDAVVLSVGGGGLMAGAIEGLRRNGLGNIPVIAVETEGASSLAQSVRAGERVELPGITSVATSLGAKQVCEQAFTLTQTHPVECVVVSDAEAVNASRRFVDDHRVLVEPACGASLALVYRRTEALQRFDSVLVIVCGGAGTTIEQLERWHREMV
- a CDS encoding cytochrome P450 — encoded protein: MKFTDLSSPAYFDDPYPFYEGIRSAGAFVPLAPSILLTGRHAVIDALLPDRRMGKTYMPSVVARYGETAREQPVFQALERTFLMMNPPAHTRLRALLMKAFNVRQIETLRTIAEETTDSLIDAMQGKPEVDLVSEFAMPLPLQIICRLLDVPVEEGERFGDAASLLVSAFDLAPMSPEALAKANQAALDLEQYFRAVIAERRAAPGHDIISSLIQAEEGGERLSEDEIVSNVILLFVAGHETTSNMLGNALIALHRHPAQLERLKSDPALVSKAVAECARYDTAVQMVVRTAFDDIDVDGQTLPRGSIVFMLLGSANRDPERFEAADKLDIDREPSGHLLTFGAGIHYCLGARLAMMELEIALHKLLTRLPQLRLTNLDALQWRRRNNLRGVEKLTAAI
- a CDS encoding ABC transporter ATP-binding protein, which codes for MASKKLDFGAQAFRSVLGFTFIHWRRQPVRVAGIAAFALLAAFADVLTPLFAGRLVDALASGTTLGKDVASHPALSAFGVLIALGIGGTLLRQLVYRSIIVMTLKMMSAICANAFHRVQRFSTDWHANSFAGSTVRKITRGIWALDLLNDTLLIALLPSLVMLAGSTVLLGIHWPVMGLVVGVGSLLYVVVTVALSLGYVAPAARLGNLWDTRMGGSLADAVSCNAVVKAFGAEEREEARLERVIDKWRQRTRRTWQRGTTNGGVQGAMLAAMQAAILGAALLLWLRDEASVGDITYALTTFFVLQGYLRDVGMHVRNLQRSVNDMEELVALEREPLGIEDKPGARAIEIGQGEIRFDHVTFRYGAQRTALYNDFSLRIAPGERIGLVGHSGSGKTTFIKLIQRLYDIDEGSITIDGQNIADVQQASLRRRIAIVQQEPVLFHRSLAENIAYARPGASFDDIVQAAKLASAHDFITALPHGYDTLVGERGVKLSGGERQRVAIARAFLADAPILIFDEATSSLDSESEVLIQQAMERLMVGRTTLVVAHRLSTVRALDRLLVLDKGRVVEEGSHEQLIRIDNGVYRRLFERQALELTKGLLDDGPVRTSERFTGDPSLIAGK
- a CDS encoding 2-dehydropantoate 2-reductase, with product MKVCIYGAGAIGGWMGVKLAQAGCDVSVVARGATLDALHEHGLRLVESGETHTVAVKASDDPAALGAQDLVIVAVKAPGMANVAQHIGPLLGANTIVLTAMNGVPWWFCAGLHGEFAGARLASVDPDGSIAAAIPAERTLGCVVHASCRVDAPGVIAHHQGRGLIVGEATGQASERVASLVELLRKAGFDATASAQIQRDVWYKLWGNMTMNPMSAITGATTDKILNDPLARDFVTRVMLEAKAIGARFGIPIEQAPEDRHAVTLKLGAMRTSMLQDVEAGKAVELDALVGAVCELGKLTGVDTPYANALFGLARLHAQVRGLYPLG